Genomic window (Apis cerana isolate GH-2021 linkage group LG1, AcerK_1.0, whole genome shotgun sequence):
GCAGGAGCACTCTTACGAGCAGCTTTAGTGGCCAATTGTTTACGTGGCGCCTTTCCACCAGTTGATTTACGAGCAGTTTGTTTGGTACGAGCCATTGTTTCTAATCGAAACTAAGAACTTCCAACGACGCGTTCAACGTAATTGTAAAACGTAAAATGCGCTCCAGCGCTCCTGTCTTCCACTTTTTATGCTATGCGATTCTCGGTTGGAAACTCCTGATTGGTTGAGTATATACTGGAGGGGGAAGAGTATTACTGTTGATATGTAGAAacataatattgaaatcatgGCTTTTTCATACAattcaatgaatattattagataaattttacaatatacaaattataattgatcaattaaaattattatttatatttagtttgcattaacaataattttattaccaagagatattttataattaattttcagaagttttaaattattcgattattttttttaatataaaattataattatctaatattattaattattgtatataatattatataagagaattctgaaaaaatatttagttgtTGCCAACAGAGGGGGAAGGGTATATATCCGACTTGAATGTTTTGTGTCGTACTTTGCGACATCTACCGAGGAATCTTAGAAAGTTTCAAGTACGTTAAATTTAttggattgaaaaattaaaatttgattttcatatatatataaagaagaacTTTAATACCAAAAgaattgtttgaattttttgaaaagagatGAAGATTTTGTGTAAGTTTTGTGGTCAATAATACTACAATgactcaaaatttttaaattaaaattttttttttatttttcttattaaatatattaattaaaattaaataaagttaaatatttcatttatttaaaattaattttttttatcttgaataCAAATTggattaatctaaaaaaacttgttttttaaaataaaaaaaaaattttgaactttGATCAGAAACGGTTATAGTGCCGAATCTTATTTAGTTTCAAAATCTAGAAtgccattatttattatatgatatttagttttcattaaaatttgaattgttattgtgattaataaagttaaatttgtaattcaatgaaaaaaacagtGAACTGAAGTAatcttaatattcaaatttttttatttgacatTTCGGTtttgttatttgatatttaaaatagcgaatattgcaaaaaaaattttagaaatgataattatgagatttattttaaaaatagatttctgtaaaaaagcatatacataaaaaaattgtacatgtGACCAAAAAGATAGTCGAAAAGATTgaacataattttttgtatcatgttcatttttaatataattatattcacattttcaacatcatttttttatattatttttttatattttatttattttcaatataatttaaataatttaaataatatataatttaatgatttttatttatattaaataatgtggATAATGTGGATAAtttgaatcaattattatgaatttcaattattcaaattattgattaCTACTTTTATTCATGTttagaaattgtttatatttctaattattgtaatatttatttgattctttcagctcaattatcgaaaaaaacacttatttcaatattttttttctttttttaatttcacattaagtttctttatttttatgtctATTCTAAGTTTGTTTTTTGATAATAGGAATAAATATAAGAGCGAATAATTTTCGTAAgaagagatattttatatatgtgtgtatgcgtgtgtgtgtgtgtgtgtgtgtcatatattatgtttttgatTCTAAAGGCgaagatgaattttatatccaaaatatttaattttttttttttcatgataaaaattattgttttcatttcgtagattgattcaaattttccagaaagaaatttaaataaattttatagacagATAGAAAGCTTACTGATGTTTCCAAGACATGTTATTATTAACTACCGAAATACGATTTATGTCGTGTCACAGCAGCAACAGTGAATGTGTAGCAGCAGTGCACCAATCAGAAGCTGCTAACTGCAATGCGGCTCGTGATAGGTCGAGCGCTGCCCGCGTATAATACGTAAAAGGGAACGCATTGTGGCCTCTGCCATCACTTTTGGTTTGCAATTGAAAGGAGTATTTtcgttgattttataatatcgttcaaataattttgaaaagcaAATATGTCTGGACGTGGAAAAGgtggaaaaattaaaggaaaagcAAAATCTCGATCAAATAGAGCGGGCTTGCAATTTCCTGTTGGCCGAATACATAGATTACTTCGTAAAGGCAACTACGCAGAACGTGTTGGTGCTGGTGCACCTGTTTATTTGGCAGCTGTTATGGAATATTTGGCTGCTGAAGTTTTAGAATTGGCTGGAAATGCAGCcagagataataaaaagacTAGGATTATTCCACGGCATTTACAACTTGCTATCAGGAATGACGAGGAGCTGAACAAACTTTTATCTGGAGTTACAATTGCACAAGGTGGTGTTTTGCCTAATATTCAAGCAGTTTTATTGCCCAAAAAAACTGAGAAGAAAGCATAATTTtgcttttcatttaaaaataacaatcggTCCTTCTCAGGaccatcaatttttataacaaagaacaatctcgataaaaattattatatgctgtatttaaaaaattggttAACTTAGATAACATAATCAGAACATCAGAAAGGTTAGGTATAAGGTAAGTATAAGGTTAAGTGTATACATCCATGGCAATAATTGCagatcaatttcaaattgagaaataatttttatgatatataaatattaatatgtcttattttatttattctatttttttataagaagtaaaataattaaaaaaaattccatatcataaataatatgacaaattaatattttgatgcgATAATAGTATAAACCAGAATATATTACGTtttgtgtaattattataaagacaaaaatataattttttacattttgttatattaaaatttaagatatgtTGTAATTTCGGAGTACAAATCAAATATCATTGATATCTTATATGATCATATATCAAGAACAAGAATAGATAAGAAGAGTCAATAGCATGATAGAGATAGAATAATTGACTGTCAACACCATctcttgaatattaaaaatatttctttaaagaagTAGATTCAATATTTGCGTAATTttgcgtaaaataaaattatcaacaaaataaaaagaaaataaagattttcgaaaatacaattggaatatatataagttaagacattattgtgaaaattattattcagatAAAATCGGTATAGCAAATTCACTActagatatatagataagataagaatagaccaattagattttatatttaataatgacatACAAAACAGATTTTTCATTGCAtggaatatattcatattgtgAAGTActattcgtataaaaaaatcagaCGTTTTTATATATCCTCTAAGATTTAAAGTGATGAATTCGAGAATTTATCGGTAGAATCAgctatattttagaaaatctaaaattttgtgaaaacttcattttatataaaaaaattatttaaagcgatttgaaaattaagatcaaaattttgcgaaaaacgttttattgataaagtacagaatttattatctaatacaTTTTTGTGCTTCATAGTTTAGAATTATAAAGAGcctcattataaattatacatttatttttaacattttaaagaataaattcgaggagaataaattcaacttataaatatatatatttgatatttatcattatcaatgattattattacgattgtctataaataatatactaatatattatcagAATTTCGTTGGATaaagcaaaataaattaaaaattgataattaacgcCATCTCTTGAATTTCAAAAGTAAGACaagttaagaatttataacCAGCGCCATCTCTCGAGTTTTAGAAACAAGATAAATCaggaatttataattagcgccatctctcgagttttaaaaaatatgataaattaagaatatataactagcgccatctcttgagtttcagaaatattatagattaagaatatataactagcgccatctcttgagttttagaaaaaagataaattaagaatCGATAATCAGCGCTATCTCTCGACTgctttagtttatttttaaaaaaactttaaaaagatGTTATTGGCACTCACAAGATGTCattgaaaatcaattcttattatctctatctttttcaatcatttattatctttgtttACTGTGATTTATTTGCGGCATTCTGAAGATGAtgctaatttcaatatttttatcatatatttcctTCTCCCATTCTTTGCTTTCTCTATACTTTACAATTTATGCTCAAGAGATTTGATTaactgtataaatttataattaatcaacacATTATACTAgcaattatatcgataatataaatattcgcggATAGACAGATTACAACTAAAATACACTATATTCaatgaagatttttaaaaaatatataatcttttcagcttcaattaaaaattaaaatgtatatttaaaaggaaaatacaaagctataaaaacatataagaTTCTATCTTCTCTCAttcgtatttaatttcaatatttcgtgCACGCGCATGtttgtttaatgaaaatgaaaaacactCGATGCTATTTTCCACAGCGCAAACGTGAAAtttctcctccccccttcctcACCCTTTCTCCCTGTTTTCCACCGTCTCTGTGTATTTCTCATAGTCCGTCCAACATACTCTTGCCGCAATGTAAGCACGAGGCAACGACTGCTGACCCGTCATATTGATCGACCTGGATCCGCACTTCGCCTCTATCCGATTGCGCGATTCGGGTGGCGCTTCACAGACTGCGCCGCGACGCCTCGCGACGCTTAAACACGCTAGCGTAGTCGTAACCACTGCACTTGTTTTTACACCGCATCGTCCTTCTTTACATGGAATCGTCCTCCGCCATGCTGGTGTTGCAGTGATCACATAAATCAACAAGAGTACGCATATTTATCGACGACAGTGACGGGTGGATCTGCTCGAAGGGAACCAGACCTTGGAAATTAGTGTTCCTCTAATCTTCGCCGAGTTTCCGGTTTCATTGAACGATTGTATATTCCAGATCTTCTTCCCACGAATTGTGTACgtatcgatgaaaatataaaaacgaatgattttattgtttattccatatatttcatcaatgaATCGTTTCTCGATTCGTTTTATCCGTGATTGTTCATTAAAGGTTCATTGATTCTGCTGTGTGGATATGTTTCAAGGGtagctaataattttaatgtgcctattggaatttttataatatctggAAAATTTGTGTAAGAATCTGTAATATTAGAATCGTGAGCATgctaatttattgattatttctaatttttatctgatcttaaattaatacacttttttttaaatagtatttcTGTTCTTTGTCGTTCGTTAATTGGTTCGTTACTTTGTGCTCTGgcttttacctttttttttttcgttgctcGAGAAGGGCTGTAGAACTAATTGTTGCATCTCGAAATGATATATTACAATCTTGCtttatcattcaaattttgttaatttttattcaagaatAACATTGTTGAGGAAATCATTCAtgtaatatttcgatataatcaGAAATATCATTTGATCATTAAAGcctattgaaataaataataattcgttacTTTTACATTGCATAAacgtaataatgaataaaattgctcgtgaaataggaaaattttatgttatatgtttatgttatgttatgatTTGTCTTGTCTATCTTATCTCTCTTACCAAGAACTTTAAGTTAGATTTGTGAACTAAGATAATTGATATCACGAGTTTCATTTATCACTGTGcagcaaataatttaattagttgATTAATTGGATTAGCctaggaaaatatttatgtagaaaaaatgtttattttattataaataataattttactttactttacAGTGATATTTTCACTATATTGTAGACAttcaaagagaataaaaaccTATAAAAATACAAGTTAAAGTCAGATTCAATATtgtagtattaaaatttatcaggaAACATTATCATGATCTTTTTACCGCCAATATAAACATCTTTCTGAATTATTATctcaatcaaaattaatttttgttacaaaattttttgttacaaaaattctaaattttttttaatcgattaaaaagtaaatttcaaataaatttacatttattaaaaaaaaaaatacttaactTTTTACTTGAATGcaacatttcttttataaaatatcaatgtcAAAAATTAATAGGATTCGCACGTTATCTTGAGCAACAGGTGTCTAAATCttgatcattattaatatcttaactCTTGTAAAactaaagtaatatttattcacatataaagttatttgatttttaaaaactaatacaatttcgtaaaattgaatttaacgtATATAAAACACGTTTAATTCGTTTCatctttttatgaaatatttattgcgcGGTATgacgtatgtatgtatttatttctcaCGAGAATTTTCCATTATGCATCTCGTATATCAAGTAGCTATTTCATCTGTTATTACGCAAACATTTGTATTGCTTGATAGCAAAACAACGTTTAACCAAtcgttatacatatatttgtattgcCTTCTGATTAATTGTTTTGTCACATATTCTCAGATTcgaagttttatataaaattatgtgtcATCGAATGaagtgtaaatttatttagatttattgatCACACGTTTACAGGTATGAATCATTTGTCCTATTTTGCGATtgaaatcaaatgaattttttttcgaaacgaaataagaAGATatcaagaagaaacaaaactatgatatgatatttttttttttcaaaaaatttttttaatagaatattaagataatataagatttttttattagaatattatataaatatattattaatataatattataattattatatgttatatttatatatttttatacttttcgttcaattgaaaaaagaattagaattatttttcgatattctccgagaaataatattttatatatttgatcgttaaatttttttataacaaaatttcatgtcaaaattcatttcaggaacgaataagaaaaaaatattaaatttttaaaatttaaacttcatcgaggtaaattaattatttaaaaatattgaaacaattcttgaaaaaaagatctatcaaacataaatcaaaaaagatCTATCCAACAAACGCGTATTTTAAACGTTTCATTAAATTCGACGTTTACATTACGTTTTATTCATATCGTGttcaattaaaacaaattgaataCTTCCGACTTGCAAAGTCGTTTTCCTCcatgttaaataattactatGTTTCCTGAAAACGAAAAACGTAGTCAGTTACGCGGCAAGACGCATGCctcaattttcattcatgtcgaatcttttcgtttcaaattatttcagaatttttgcCCTCCTCGGATTCATCGCGGTGACATAAAGCGTTGCTCGAATGTGGCTGACAGGAAGATGAAACCGCGACATTGTGACGGAAGACACGATCCAAGCTGGGACGATCGTCCGTGCTCATAGCAGTCCGTCAATTCCacaaattcgaaattcatataattcagAATTTCTGAGAATTCCTCTTAACCCCTTCGAAAACTTATCTTTTACACGGTTACAAAGGACCAAAAAAATCTTCGATCGACGTATTATAACGAAGGTAAATCATCTTGCTCTcatctttaatgaaaaaaccTTTCGTAGATTGCACACGAATTATTcgcattttactttttattggaaagatttaacaaattgttataattgaagaatttctTGAGATTGTATGGtagaatatttctaattgttGAACAGCATGCATGATAAATTAGAGGATGAGAATTTTTGACAGTagcttttatcttttatcctgaagaatttttcacattttttttttccttttttatagaaagattATTGTGAACTTTTATGCATTGAGAATTGAAAGAGTTAATAAATGACGGAACACGTTAAATTTACTGTACAATGATCTTTGCAAGTTTAGAATAAACGattctcgaaataaataagGCGAGAAACCCTAACGtaggatgaaaataattttttaatagattagtCGCTTAATATAGCTTTTATCGCATGATCAAATAACGTAGTTGGCTTGCCAAatcgatattaaagaaaagatgatgcacaaagtatttatttttgttttggaGCTGTTGacatttaatagatttaatagaaaattatattattatctagtTATTTCGAgatgttaatgaaaaatctatttttcaacaaaccatgtatatattacaatcGGATACTTTAgatcatttaaatttgataatgaaattcaaattataattcaaggATATTACTCATCTCGTAGAGAAATTAGTAATTAgagttaattatttcattaagcTAAATGCTTATGTATTACGTATGCTAttctcttattaatttttaaatttgacagattttaaataatatcaaaaataggTAAAAAAATAGGTAAGTTTATACATTCGTAAAAGAATATGTGATATTTTGTTGGCTCGACTATGTACTGCAGTGTTATTTGCCGCAAGATTGCATGAAAGCCAGAATGTATTGACCTGAATACTACTTGTAATTAACAGTATGtgccaaaaaatatttacatcccCAATTTTTTGAACCGtttgttaaatttgttaaaataatacaattttgataaattgatatcatattaaatctaaacttatcaaaaattatttcttccttacaaaaaaaaacagtataaataataaataattaccatAATATTACTATTCCATAGCgtgtataatcttttttagaaaatttgattcaatttcTCATGCTTTTCCCTATCTagtcattatttatttcttcctaatattcaaaaattgtagAGAAAATTCATCATCATAAGTTTTTTGGCGTCGTTGCAACgacatttatcaataaaagatgattattaaatttatatcgtctTGGTTTGAagcttaatttttgataaacttcaatatttttgatatcgttcgatataaattttttgtaaatatataatttcaatctaaatatataatttgctatattattatcgataattcacgatatttacaaaattgtatCCTCAGCTAAAACCagctgttaaaataaaattattttaacttcacTTTTTGTAACCAATAAACGtcaaattgatgaaatattaccCTTAACTTAATTCGTTTCCTCATCCAGTTCtcgttataaattcaaatcacTTAAATCGTTCATAATTTTACAGGGAAAATCTTAAACACATAtcgattttctaaaattgGCGATTCTATTTTCAGTTCTATTACGCTTTCTCCCTTCTAATTCCGCCACGTAATTACAAGCAGTCAATCGATGCCGACGATGAATAAAATGACGccaataaaaacttttttgactattttatccttttttttttcattttcagtcGATCGCCTGACAGGCGAATGCAACTCCTTGAATTGTATCGAAAACGAATTCTATCGTGGGGGTAAGATCGTGACACGGCATGAAGTTGTACAGGAAATAAGTGGGAAACTGTCGTACTGGAAACATGTTGCCGAATTACTTGATAGGGGGTGAGTTTTCctcaggattttttttttcttctctatttcTATACCGATATTTGTTTATCAATTGAAAAgaaacatctttttttttttttgaatcgtattcattatttattgtttcgcCGTGAAAAGAATCTCTCAGGCACATGTAATGGATATACATAAGCACGAATACAGAAAACACACGCACGGATTTAAGTGAAGATTTTGCATTACACAAGTTTTTCACActgtttttgtaattaatgatTGTTAAAtgtgttttttgaaaatttatacatttattgtgATAGATTAATACTTTGTTGTAGTTCATTGATCtcgtaaaaagaaatctttttttctcccgttGAATACACACATATTTTTGATCGATATTCGAAactatggaaaatattaaatagtgtataatcttataattgtatatctattaaattgtaatagagctatgtatatttattgtatttattatatttatgctaGTAAATTTATCTTCGTTTAATTCATTAACGCAGCATTTAATCGTAATCGCTTACTCcattgatatatttcttttatcgaatatttcgaatacctggtaattaatgtatatatgcgaaatatttttatctctttatcaGCTTACGGTTCAACTTAGAaatctttccaattttctttttattcataattttccaacataagtaaattaataaaaaaaatattttaataatattttgatgagttggaatgaaataaaaaaaaaaaagaaagagaaagaaaagaggaaacgaaaaacgaaagaaaggagagttatacgaaaattattcGTCGCTTTATCCGGGAAATTTTGATCTGCTAGAATTTTCTtccgaaaaaaataacaatgccTGAATAGTTAGATACGAATGGAACGTGCTTTATCGATTGTTTTGGAGGCGATCAAGCGCACTGCTCGGGGTGAGTGTGCAAACGATGAAAACAGAAGGAAACGTAGCGACGAAAAATGAAGCATAAATAAGGATGAACAGATACATTGTTgcgtataaaagttttaatttatcctcaaattaaattaaattaaaatgttacgaAATGCTTGAAAAACCTTAAAGTCGAAATgcaaattagaattagaaataaattaattgaaatgagatttaatataaaatgttgaatttaaaattattttctttaaagagATTACGAAGATTACTTTTATCCCCAACAATGTTAAAATAACTTCATGTTGTTCTAAtagattatgtatatatatatatattatattatattatattatatatatatatatatatatacagatttatttttttcttttttctttaaaaaaacgatattttagaattaattatattagtattcACGCGTACAATCGCTGCCCCTGTGCACGAGGTACGTACCAGTtagtttctaaaattgataaaaaaaatggtataAGTTTCGATGAATGGTCATAGTTATTAATTACGAATGCAATTTGATTAAACAAATTcttactaataattaaaatcagaatACTGTTAATAACAGTTTCTGTTAATAACAAAATGTGCATAAGAAAAACAttgttcattaataatttataatatagagaaTACCGAGGAAATACGACACGTAAGTCGTAAGTTATTGACTTATTCCACTTTCACAAGCGCCGGTCGaatgtattatatgttttaaaattaatgaccATTCTTTCGACATCGAAGCCTATCTTATAGTCCTTATATTTGACAGAAAATCGGATTTACTCGAAGAGCAGCATCGACTGATAATATGTACTACGTATTATAATACTAGTCAACTATTAGTATTCTTATtactatttcaattaaatttcaagtatCGAGATATCTAGATATTTTAgccagatatatttaaaatatcacacgattaaaatcgatcaaaaCTTGAAAAGTGActttataatttcgaatagaaattttttttttgtcattttcacatcaaatgattaattaattgtgaaTATCAATAGAGATTCAACTATTTCAATTATCGCatcgatgaataaaatatttagatatcaagatatttaaatgtCTGtagttattacataaaatttttttttagatgcaACCATAACGATGAATAGTCGTTGCAAATAGCGAAGATAGTAGCAACAATAGGAAAAATAGCGGGTAGTTCTAGCAGTGTGcactcttcttttttttcttgttcatGATTATCATTTCGTAGACATTTGCAGCCAAATACCATCGTTGTCATCGTCTAAAGCAGTGGCCAATGTTTCGTTTCAGCGGCAATTGTACTTGCGGTTGCCACCGTCTGTCGCGCGGAGTGCCAGAGTGAGTGATCAAACTCAATCAACTTCACTTCAGTGTTCTCGTTATTTGTCAATGTTGTTTCACCCAAGCTTGTTGTTGCTCTCGTTCAcgtcattaattttttcttctttatttttatccattttttttaacaatttaatt
Coding sequences:
- the LOC108003513 gene encoding histone H2A, translating into MSGRGKGGKIKGKAKSRSNRAGLQFPVGRIHRLLRKGNYAERVGAGAPVYLAAVMEYLAAEVLELAGNAARDNKKTRIIPRHLQLAIRNDEELNKLLSGVTIAQGGVLPNIQAVLLPKKTEKKA